Proteins from one Candidatus Methylomirabilota bacterium genomic window:
- a CDS encoding dihydrolipoamide acetyltransferase family protein — protein MPTNVIMPALELAQETGKVLRWLKAPGDSVRKGEAIVEIETDKVTVEIEAPASGVLRDVTARAGDVVPVGQTIALIVEAGAVAPAAAPGPSPLAASAVPSPPAASAAVKASPLARKIAEQHGVDLARVKTASGRVEKADVLAHVEGQKAAPVLLAASPKARRLAAERGLDIRVLQGSGPGGAVLAADIAAAKLAAASSAPAAARAGTQGVGNVWRIMAERMTASWTTAPHFYLVREVNVSRLVSWLDKVRKQTGAHVTYTDLLVKLVAAAISQHPSVNASWKDGAIVRNADINIGLAVAIDAGLVVPVLHRAGTLSLAELAARREDLVSRAQAGKLRPADIQGGGFTISNLGMFGVDAFNAIVNPPQAAILAVGRIADRVVAAGGQPAVQPTMVLTLSCDHRALDGARGAQFLGALAELIEEPLALLV, from the coding sequence TCTTGCGCTGGCTCAAAGCGCCGGGGGACTCGGTGAGGAAGGGCGAGGCGATCGTCGAGATCGAGACCGACAAGGTCACCGTCGAGATCGAGGCGCCGGCGTCCGGCGTCCTGCGCGATGTCACCGCGCGCGCGGGCGACGTCGTGCCGGTCGGTCAGACGATCGCGCTGATCGTCGAGGCGGGCGCGGTAGCACCCGCGGCGGCGCCTGGGCCGAGCCCGCTCGCAGCCAGCGCGGTCCCCTCGCCTCCCGCCGCGTCCGCCGCGGTCAAGGCATCGCCCCTGGCCCGCAAGATCGCCGAGCAGCACGGCGTGGACCTCGCGCGGGTGAAGACGGCGAGCGGACGGGTCGAGAAGGCCGACGTCCTCGCCCACGTCGAGGGCCAGAAGGCGGCGCCTGTCCTCCTCGCCGCGTCGCCCAAGGCGCGGCGCCTGGCGGCCGAGCGCGGGCTCGACATCAGAGTGCTCCAGGGCTCGGGCCCGGGCGGCGCCGTTCTCGCGGCGGACATCGCCGCGGCGAAGCTCGCCGCGGCGTCCAGCGCGCCTGCCGCCGCGCGCGCCGGGACGCAGGGTGTGGGCAACGTCTGGCGCATCATGGCCGAGCGCATGACGGCGAGCTGGACCACCGCGCCGCACTTCTATCTCGTGCGCGAGGTCAACGTGAGCCGCCTGGTCTCATGGCTCGACAAGGTGCGCAAGCAGACCGGCGCTCACGTCACCTACACCGATCTGCTGGTGAAGCTCGTCGCCGCAGCCATCTCGCAACATCCGAGCGTGAACGCCTCGTGGAAGGACGGCGCGATCGTGCGGAACGCCGACATCAACATCGGCCTGGCCGTCGCCATCGACGCCGGCCTCGTCGTCCCCGTCCTCCACCGCGCCGGCACGCTGAGCCTCGCCGAGCTCGCGGCCCGCCGCGAGGACCTCGTGAGCCGCGCCCAGGCCGGCAAGCTGCGCCCGGCCGACATCCAGGGCGGCGGCTTCACGATCAGCAACCTCGGCATGTTCGGCGTCGACGCGTTCAACGCCATCGTCAATCCGCCGCAGGCCGCCATCCTCGCCGTCGGCCGCATCGCCGACCGCGTCGTCGCCGCCGGCGGCCAGCCCGCCGTCCAGCCGACGATGGTGCTGACGCTCTCCTGCGACCACCGCGCTCTCGACGGCGCGCGCGGCGCCCAGTTCCTCGGCGCGCTCGCCGAGCTGATCGAGGAGCCCCTGGCGCTGCTGGTGTGA
- a CDS encoding ABC transporter substrate-binding protein, producing the protein MKKLIVPVLALAGVLGLTARAADAQAPTFNVGAVNNTGGLVVFVAVDKGFFAKQGLDAKVVVRNTGPELSKALDAGEIDVGAANVSNIPVALERGLNVRAIVGYVGSSFVKPTDDNMLGIVVRPDADINSIADLRGKSIGTTFGSMNDMYLVEVIRKNGFSESAINRINSTPAGMVALFDTGNVSAMVVWEPYLTRMLEKVKGAKLLARGGDHVCFCAAMHGKPETLYKNRDVTQRFVSAMAEAARFVRDPKNLDEVGSIGSRYIPGMDADLIKRTHKYWIYDMRIGKNSFKAFNEAVEVLIAQKKMKQAFDPAKYYDTAFIERAMKEHPAWFDDLPGAR; encoded by the coding sequence ATGAAGAAGCTCATCGTCCCCGTGCTGGCCCTCGCCGGCGTCCTGGGGTTGACGGCGCGGGCCGCAGACGCCCAGGCGCCCACGTTCAACGTCGGCGCCGTCAACAACACGGGAGGCCTGGTCGTCTTCGTCGCGGTGGACAAGGGCTTCTTCGCCAAGCAGGGCCTGGACGCCAAGGTGGTCGTCCGCAACACGGGCCCCGAGCTCAGCAAAGCCCTCGACGCGGGTGAGATCGACGTCGGCGCCGCCAACGTGAGCAACATCCCGGTCGCCCTGGAGCGTGGGCTCAACGTCCGGGCGATCGTCGGCTACGTGGGCTCCTCGTTCGTCAAGCCGACCGACGACAACATGCTCGGCATCGTCGTCCGCCCCGACGCGGACATCAATTCCATCGCCGACCTCAGGGGGAAGAGCATCGGCACCACGTTCGGCTCGATGAACGACATGTACCTCGTGGAGGTCATCAGGAAGAACGGCTTCTCGGAATCGGCCATCAACCGGATCAATTCCACGCCCGCCGGCATGGTCGCCCTGTTCGACACCGGCAACGTGAGCGCGATGGTGGTCTGGGAGCCCTACCTGACGCGGATGCTCGAGAAGGTGAAGGGCGCCAAGCTGCTCGCCCGCGGCGGCGACCACGTGTGCTTCTGCGCCGCCATGCACGGCAAGCCCGAGACACTCTACAAGAACCGGGACGTCACCCAGCGGTTCGTGAGCGCGATGGCCGAGGCGGCCCGCTTCGTCCGCGACCCGAAGAATCTGGACGAGGTCGGCAGCATCGGCTCCCGCTACATCCCCGGCATGGACGCCGACCTGATCAAGCGGACCCACAAGTACTGGATCTACGACATGCGGATCGGCAAGAACAGCTTCAAGGCGTTCAACGAGGCGGTGGAGGTGCTGATCGCGCAGAAGAAGATGAAGCAGGCCTTCGACCCGGCCAAGTACTACGACACCGCCTTCATCGAGCGGGCGATGAAGGAGCACCCGGCGTGGTTCGACGATCTCCCGGGCGCCCGGTGA
- a CDS encoding ABC transporter ATP-binding protein, with product MTHHYPDEYTGEDVHALERLSLEVREGELAAVVGPSGCGKTTLLHILAGLLPYRHGVVEVDGVAVKGPGPDRGVVFQEHAILPWRTVARNIGHGLEIQGVPRRERERRVREFIELVGLTGFEERYPHELSGGMKQRAALARTLCANPVVMLMDEPFAAVDAQTRITLQEELNRIAITTRKTILFITHNVDEAAFLGDRCFIFTRRPGSLKATVTIDIPRERRIWKDLVSDPAFTRPRDEILQLVRAEVSVGDD from the coding sequence CTGACCCACCACTACCCGGACGAGTACACGGGCGAAGACGTCCACGCCCTCGAGCGGCTGAGCCTCGAGGTGCGCGAGGGCGAGCTGGCCGCGGTGGTGGGCCCGAGCGGTTGCGGCAAGACCACCCTCCTCCACATCCTCGCGGGGCTCCTCCCCTACCGGCACGGCGTGGTCGAGGTGGATGGGGTCGCGGTGAAGGGACCGGGGCCTGACCGCGGGGTCGTGTTCCAGGAGCACGCCATCCTGCCCTGGCGGACGGTGGCGCGGAACATCGGGCACGGCCTCGAGATCCAGGGCGTGCCGCGGCGCGAGCGCGAGCGGCGGGTGCGGGAGTTCATCGAGCTGGTCGGGCTCACCGGCTTCGAGGAGCGCTACCCCCACGAGCTCTCCGGCGGCATGAAGCAGCGCGCCGCGCTCGCGCGCACGCTCTGCGCGAACCCGGTCGTCATGCTGATGGACGAGCCGTTCGCCGCCGTGGACGCCCAGACGCGGATCACGCTGCAGGAAGAGCTGAACCGCATCGCGATCACGACGCGGAAAACCATCCTCTTCATCACCCACAACGTGGACGAGGCGGCCTTCCTCGGCGACCGGTGCTTCATCTTCACCCGGCGCCCCGGGAGCCTCAAGGCCACCGTCACGATCGACATCCCGCGGGAGCGCCGCATCTGGAAGGACCTGGTCTCCGACCCGGCGTTCACGCGCCCGCGGGACGAGATCCTCCAGCTCGTGCGCGCCGAGGTGAGCGTTGGCGACGACTAG
- a CDS encoding ABC transporter permease codes for MATTSATLARPHAVLSARARRFWRQGGIELALVLLVILAAWATISATIQRPDRYLPSPLSVALSSGDLLWKGILPNYLGQTLWRLITGSLIGIALGIPFGILVGMNRTVSDMFYPVLNFFQSISGIALLPIVMIWWGTTEKTVFAVIVYTCFFPIAFTVLAGVRSTPLIYVNALRTLGAGRLRIVRDVLVPGAMPSIATGTRLSIGYAWRAAIAGEMLAGRRGLGWMIFSAQQVDHTAQVILGMVLIGCLWILLDRYVLRPIESDTIQRWGLLQR; via the coding sequence TTGGCGACGACTAGCGCGACCCTCGCGCGGCCGCACGCCGTCCTGTCAGCGCGCGCCCGGCGCTTCTGGAGACAGGGGGGGATCGAGCTCGCGCTCGTCCTCCTGGTCATCCTGGCGGCGTGGGCGACGATCTCGGCCACCATCCAGCGGCCGGACCGCTACCTGCCGTCTCCCCTCTCCGTGGCTCTCTCCTCGGGGGACCTCCTCTGGAAGGGCATCCTGCCGAACTACCTGGGCCAGACCCTCTGGCGCCTGATCACGGGAAGCCTGATCGGCATCGCGCTCGGGATCCCCTTCGGAATCCTCGTCGGCATGAACCGGACCGTCTCGGACATGTTCTATCCTGTCCTGAACTTCTTCCAGTCCATCTCGGGCATCGCGCTGCTCCCCATCGTGATGATCTGGTGGGGGACGACCGAGAAAACCGTCTTCGCCGTCATCGTCTATACCTGCTTCTTCCCGATCGCGTTCACGGTGCTGGCGGGCGTGCGGAGCACGCCGCTCATCTACGTGAACGCCCTGCGCACGCTCGGCGCAGGGCGCCTGCGGATCGTGCGGGACGTCCTGGTGCCCGGCGCCATGCCCTCCATCGCCACGGGGACGAGGCTCAGCATCGGCTACGCGTGGCGCGCCGCCATCGCCGGCGAGATGCTGGCGGGCCGGCGCGGGCTCGGCTGGATGATCTTCTCGGCGCAGCAGGTGGATCACACCGCGCAGGTCATTCTCGGGATGGTCTTGATCGGCTGCCTCTGGATCCTCCTCGACCGTTACGTCCTGCGACCCATCGAATCGGATACGATCCAGCGCTGGGGACTCCTCCAGCGATGA
- a CDS encoding ABC transporter permease, whose protein sequence is MNPLRRLDRRRLRRILLGAIPFVALGTLWQLNAVYRWLAPIHIPPPAAVWGAIFTLQDGCPGLMEALRQSSGCLFTNHILSSLGRVGLSLVVGLPLGIALGVLAGMNRRLGNALEPVGVFANAISGIAWVPLAIVWFGVGWLTTLFILLNTVFWLVFFNTLMGVRGVPRVYENGVLTLGAKRRKVITHVYIPGALPSIVTGIRMSMGFGWRALIAAEMIGGDRGLGFMLFVAAQEYKTEEVFLGVLVIAVIWMLTDRACLVPLERWTIERWGLVWRPS, encoded by the coding sequence ATGAATCCGCTGCGGCGGCTCGACCGTCGGCGTCTCAGACGGATCCTCCTCGGCGCGATCCCGTTCGTCGCGCTGGGGACCCTCTGGCAGCTGAACGCCGTCTACCGGTGGCTCGCCCCGATTCACATTCCGCCGCCGGCGGCCGTCTGGGGCGCCATCTTCACCCTCCAGGACGGCTGCCCCGGCCTGATGGAGGCGCTCCGGCAGAGCTCCGGCTGTCTCTTCACCAACCACATCCTCTCGAGCCTGGGCCGGGTGGGCCTGAGCCTCGTCGTCGGGCTGCCGCTCGGCATCGCCCTCGGCGTGCTCGCCGGGATGAATCGCCGTCTCGGCAACGCCCTCGAGCCCGTCGGCGTGTTCGCGAACGCCATCTCCGGCATCGCCTGGGTCCCCCTCGCCATCGTCTGGTTCGGGGTCGGCTGGCTCACGACGCTCTTCATCCTGCTCAACACGGTCTTCTGGCTCGTCTTCTTCAACACGCTGATGGGCGTGCGCGGCGTGCCCCGCGTCTACGAGAACGGTGTGCTCACGCTCGGGGCGAAGCGGCGGAAGGTCATCACCCACGTGTACATCCCTGGAGCGCTGCCGAGCATCGTGACGGGCATCCGCATGAGCATGGGCTTCGGCTGGCGGGCTCTCATCGCGGCGGAGATGATCGGCGGTGACCGGGGCCTCGGCTTCATGCTCTTCGTCGCGGCGCAGGAGTACAAGACCGAGGAGGTGTTCCTCGGCGTGCTGGTGATCGCCGTCATCTGGATGCTCACCGACCGCGCCTGTCTCGTGCCCCTCGAGCGATGGACCATCGAGCGCTGGGGACTCGTCTGGAGGCCGTCGTAG
- a CDS encoding ISNCY family transposase: MSKKELPRAGLVKAALSGRITNRQGATALHLTIRQFQRLKRRFETGGAPALRHRGRGQPSPRRVPAKLCAKIAELMTTTYAGFNDVHLTEKLREVHALDVCRESVRRVRLGLGRPAKRPRQAPRHRRRRQREAASGALIQVDGSPCAWLEARGPRLTLLGAIDDATGAILALGFRPTEDLHGYATLFRQLFATHGLPLAVYGDRLNVFVRNDRHWTLDEELQGAQHPTHFGRMLQDLGVAYIAAHSPQAKGRIERLWATLQDRLTSELRLRGLTTLEAAARFLPEFIADYNRRFARPAADPGAVWRRPPRDLDRLLSCRYSVVVARDNTARLGPRWLQIPPGPRGRSYAGCRVELRELLDGRLLAIYHDVVLAAQAPPSAAFSLVPRRAPSADRRGNGAPATAAPAQLAQERRSHPAPFPEYPPKSGAVPPRAPRHTPPRRPARDHPWRRSIRLHVLRKTLRAQGMTFSRSSKG, translated from the coding sequence ATGAGCAAGAAGGAACTGCCCCGGGCCGGCTTGGTCAAGGCCGCGCTCTCGGGGCGCATTACGAATCGCCAAGGCGCCACCGCCCTGCATTTGACCATCCGGCAGTTCCAGCGCCTCAAGCGCCGCTTCGAGACCGGCGGGGCCCCAGCGCTGCGCCATCGGGGCCGGGGTCAACCCTCGCCGCGCCGCGTGCCGGCAAAGCTCTGCGCCAAGATTGCCGAGCTCATGACCACCACCTACGCAGGCTTTAACGACGTGCACCTGACCGAAAAGCTTCGCGAGGTCCACGCCCTCGACGTCTGCCGTGAGTCGGTGCGGCGCGTCCGGCTGGGCCTCGGGCGTCCAGCGAAGCGCCCCCGCCAGGCCCCGCGCCACCGCCGCCGTCGCCAGCGTGAGGCCGCCAGCGGCGCGCTGATCCAAGTCGACGGCAGTCCCTGCGCCTGGCTCGAAGCCCGCGGTCCTCGCCTCACGCTGCTCGGCGCGATCGATGACGCCACCGGCGCGATCCTGGCGCTCGGCTTCCGTCCCACCGAGGATCTCCACGGCTACGCCACCCTGTTCCGCCAACTCTTCGCCACCCACGGCCTGCCGCTGGCCGTCTACGGCGATCGCCTCAACGTCTTCGTGCGCAACGATCGCCACTGGACCCTCGACGAAGAATTGCAAGGCGCTCAGCACCCTACGCATTTCGGCCGCATGCTCCAGGACCTGGGCGTCGCGTACATCGCCGCCCACTCGCCGCAGGCCAAGGGCCGCATCGAACGGCTCTGGGCCACGCTGCAGGACCGCCTGACCAGTGAACTCCGCCTCCGCGGCCTCACCACCCTCGAGGCCGCCGCGCGCTTCCTGCCGGAGTTCATCGCCGACTACAACCGGCGCTTCGCGCGCCCGGCCGCCGACCCGGGCGCCGTCTGGCGGCGGCCGCCGCGCGACCTCGACCGGCTCCTCAGCTGTCGCTACTCGGTGGTGGTCGCCCGCGACAACACCGCCCGCCTCGGTCCGCGTTGGTTGCAAATCCCCCCTGGCCCGCGCGGCCGCTCCTACGCCGGCTGCCGCGTGGAGCTGCGCGAACTCCTCGACGGGCGCCTGCTCGCGATCTACCACGACGTCGTGCTCGCGGCCCAGGCCCCGCCCAGCGCCGCCTTCAGCCTCGTGCCGCGCCGGGCGCCGAGCGCCGATCGCCGCGGCAACGGCGCGCCCGCGACAGCCGCGCCCGCACAATTGGCTCAGGAGCGACGATCGCACCCGGCCCCCTTCCCTGAGTACCCCCCGAAATCCGGTGCCGTACCGCCGCGCGCACCCCGCCACACCCCACCTCGTCGTCCCGCGCGTGATCACCCGTGGCGCCGATCCATCCGGCTTCACGTCCTCCGCAAGACGCTTCGCGCGCAGGGGATGACATTTTCACGTAGCAGTAAGGGATGA
- a CDS encoding ABC transporter ATP-binding protein: MALLTLHGLHLSFGGVAALAGVSLQVDAHDFFAIIGPNGAGKTSIFNCISGIYAPSRGRIVFDEKDITALKPHQRAQLRIARTFQNIALFKGMTVLDNVKIGRHIHLRSGVLACGLYYGRAAREERAHRVTIEREIIDLLELQDIRHKIVGTLPYGLQKRVELARALALDPVLLLLDEPTAGMNAEETEDMVRFIRYVKQVKRLTVVMIEHDMGVVMDISDRVAVLDFGQKIAEGAPAQVQHDPVVIKAYLGEDFQVA, translated from the coding sequence ATGGCGCTGCTCACCCTGCACGGGCTGCACCTGAGCTTCGGCGGCGTGGCGGCCCTGGCCGGCGTGAGCCTCCAGGTCGACGCCCACGACTTCTTCGCCATCATCGGCCCGAACGGCGCGGGCAAGACCAGCATCTTCAACTGCATCAGCGGCATCTACGCGCCGAGCCGCGGGCGCATCGTCTTCGACGAGAAGGACATCACGGCCCTCAAGCCGCACCAGCGGGCGCAGCTCCGCATCGCGCGCACCTTCCAGAACATCGCCCTCTTCAAGGGCATGACCGTCCTCGACAACGTGAAGATCGGCCGTCACATCCACCTGCGCTCGGGGGTCCTCGCCTGCGGCCTCTACTACGGCCGCGCGGCCCGTGAAGAGCGGGCCCACCGGGTCACGATCGAGCGCGAGATCATCGACCTCCTGGAGCTGCAGGACATCCGGCACAAGATCGTCGGCACCCTGCCCTACGGGCTGCAGAAGCGCGTCGAGCTGGCGCGGGCGCTGGCCCTCGACCCGGTCCTGCTCCTCCTCGACGAGCCCACCGCGGGCATGAACGCCGAGGAGACCGAGGACATGGTGCGCTTCATCCGCTACGTCAAGCAGGTGAAGCGTCTCACCGTGGTGATGATCGAGCACGACATGGGCGTCGTGATGGACATCTCCGATCGCGTCGCCGTGCTCGACTTCGGGCAGAAGATCGCCGAAGGCGCGCCCGCCCAGGTGCAGCACGACCCGGTCGTGATCAAGGCCTACCTGGGCGAGGACTTCCAGGTGGCGTGA
- a CDS encoding AMP-binding protein, whose amino-acid sequence MDHDTFPRLLAAQARRLGRRRVALREKKYGIWQEVTWEEYAERVRAVCLGLAALGLQRGDRVAVISGNRPAWPYVELAAHALGAIPLGIFVDALPEQVRAVLDHSEARVVLVEDQEQADKVLGVRGAVPCLEWIIVDDMRGLETYRDPMLVSLEAVAARGREADARAPERYETLLAQGGPSDVALLAYTSGTTGVAKAAMLSHHNLLAMAAGVAQVDPVREGDQIVSFLPFAWVGEQLISVAIALHVGATVNFPEEPETMREDLREIGPHVMIAPPRFWEAMCSEFQVKIADAGRLKRLATRVALALGERGRALRGLAHLLAFRTMLDKFGLARVRYAYTGGAPLGPEIFRFFRAIGLNLKQVYGQTETAGICVLHPDGEVRAETVGKPAPGTRIRVSEAGEILVSGESVFLGYYKNPDATRTVLDDGWLHTGDAGVLDEHGHLIMIDRLQDVLRLADGSRFSAALIENKLKFSPYVREAVVIGEARPYVVALIQIDMGNVGSWAEANRLPFTTFKDLSHKAEVVALIEEAVARVNQELPAAARIRVFGLFDKELDADDGELTRTQKVRRATIQEKYGDMIAGLYR is encoded by the coding sequence GTGGACCACGACACGTTCCCGCGACTGCTCGCCGCGCAGGCGCGGCGGCTCGGCCGGCGCAGGGTCGCGCTGCGCGAGAAGAAGTACGGCATCTGGCAGGAGGTGACGTGGGAGGAGTACGCCGAGCGCGTGCGCGCGGTGTGCCTCGGCTTGGCCGCGCTCGGGCTCCAGCGCGGGGACCGGGTGGCGGTGATCTCCGGCAACCGTCCGGCCTGGCCGTACGTCGAGCTGGCGGCCCACGCGCTCGGCGCCATCCCCCTGGGAATCTTCGTGGACGCCCTGCCGGAGCAGGTGCGGGCCGTCCTCGACCACAGCGAGGCGCGCGTCGTGCTGGTCGAGGATCAGGAGCAGGCCGACAAGGTGCTCGGCGTGCGCGGCGCCGTCCCGTGCCTCGAGTGGATCATCGTGGACGACATGCGGGGGCTCGAGACGTACCGGGACCCGATGCTCGTCAGCCTCGAGGCGGTGGCGGCGCGCGGACGCGAGGCGGACGCGCGCGCGCCGGAGCGTTACGAGACCCTGCTCGCGCAGGGGGGGCCGAGCGACGTGGCCCTGCTCGCGTACACCTCGGGCACCACCGGGGTGGCCAAGGCCGCCATGCTCAGCCACCACAACCTCCTCGCCATGGCGGCGGGTGTCGCGCAGGTCGATCCCGTCCGCGAGGGCGACCAGATCGTCTCGTTCCTGCCGTTCGCGTGGGTGGGCGAGCAGCTCATCAGCGTCGCGATCGCCCTGCACGTGGGCGCCACCGTGAACTTCCCCGAAGAGCCCGAGACGATGCGCGAGGACCTGCGGGAGATCGGGCCCCACGTGATGATCGCGCCGCCGCGGTTCTGGGAGGCGATGTGCTCGGAGTTCCAGGTGAAGATCGCCGACGCCGGACGGCTCAAGCGCCTGGCGACGCGGGTCGCCCTGGCCCTCGGCGAGCGCGGGCGCGCGCTGCGCGGGCTCGCCCATCTCCTCGCGTTCCGGACCATGCTCGACAAGTTCGGTCTCGCGCGCGTCCGCTACGCCTATACGGGCGGGGCCCCGCTCGGCCCGGAGATCTTTCGGTTCTTCCGCGCCATCGGCCTCAACCTCAAGCAGGTGTACGGCCAGACGGAGACGGCCGGCATCTGCGTGCTGCACCCGGACGGCGAGGTGCGGGCGGAGACGGTGGGGAAGCCCGCGCCCGGCACGCGCATCCGCGTCTCGGAGGCCGGCGAGATCCTGGTCTCCGGCGAGAGCGTGTTCCTCGGTTACTACAAGAACCCGGACGCCACCCGGACGGTCCTCGACGACGGGTGGCTGCACACGGGCGACGCCGGCGTGCTCGACGAGCACGGCCACCTGATCATGATCGACCGGCTCCAGGACGTCCTCCGCCTCGCCGACGGCTCGCGGTTTTCGGCCGCCCTCATCGAGAACAAGCTGAAGTTCAGCCCCTACGTCCGGGAGGCGGTGGTGATCGGCGAGGCCCGGCCGTACGTCGTCGCGCTGATCCAGATCGACATGGGCAACGTGGGGAGCTGGGCCGAGGCCAACCGGCTGCCCTTCACCACCTTCAAGGACCTCTCGCACAAGGCCGAGGTGGTCGCCTTGATCGAGGAGGCGGTCGCCCGCGTGAACCAGGAGCTGCCCGCGGCCGCCCGCATCCGGGTGTTCGGGCTGTTCGACAAGGAGCTGGACGCCGACGACGGCGAGCTCACGCGCACCCAGAAGGTCCGGCGCGCGACGATCCAGGAAAAGTACGGGGACATGATCGCGGGCCTCTACCGATGA
- a CDS encoding branched-chain amino acid ABC transporter permease, which translates to MTEQLVFMLQLVISGIAVGGVYSLMALGFVLIYKASSVVNFGPGELVLFGAYVAWATILQMRLPLVLALPLTLGVAILLGLVIERGVLRPLIGEPLISVIMVTFGFASVIRGFLNMTWGSDTRPFPVLFSQEPFRVGPVPVSPVHLWSFVGVMLLLGAFSLFFRFSLTGMAMRATADNQQVAQSLGVSVKWIFALSWCIATCVSTLAGIILGSVRGGVDFSLAELGLKVFPVVILGGLDSVAGAIIGGVLIGVLENLAGGYLDPLLGGGVKEVAPFVVLVVILMLRPYGFFGKVEIVRV; encoded by the coding sequence ATGACCGAGCAGCTCGTGTTCATGCTCCAGCTCGTCATCAGCGGCATCGCGGTCGGCGGCGTGTACTCGCTCATGGCCCTGGGCTTCGTCCTCATCTACAAGGCCTCGAGCGTGGTCAACTTCGGGCCGGGCGAGCTGGTGCTCTTCGGCGCGTACGTCGCGTGGGCGACGATTCTCCAGATGCGGCTCCCGCTGGTCCTGGCCCTGCCCCTCACCCTCGGCGTCGCCATCCTCCTCGGGCTCGTCATCGAGCGGGGCGTGCTCCGGCCGCTCATCGGCGAGCCGCTCATCTCGGTGATCATGGTGACCTTCGGGTTCGCGAGCGTCATCCGCGGGTTCCTCAACATGACGTGGGGCAGCGACACGCGCCCGTTCCCCGTGCTGTTCTCCCAGGAGCCGTTCCGCGTCGGGCCGGTGCCGGTGTCGCCGGTGCACCTGTGGAGCTTCGTGGGCGTCATGCTGCTGCTCGGGGCCTTCTCGCTGTTCTTCCGGTTCTCGCTGACGGGGATGGCGATGCGGGCGACCGCCGACAACCAGCAGGTGGCGCAGTCGCTCGGCGTGAGCGTGAAATGGATCTTCGCGCTGTCGTGGTGCATCGCCACCTGCGTGTCGACGCTCGCGGGGATCATCCTCGGCAGCGTCCGCGGCGGCGTAGACTTCTCGCTCGCCGAGCTCGGCCTGAAGGTGTTCCCGGTGGTCATCCTCGGCGGCCTGGACAGCGTGGCGGGCGCGATCATCGGCGGGGTGCTGATCGGGGTGCTCGAGAACCTCGCGGGCGGCTACCTGGACCCGCTCCTGGGCGGCGGGGTCAAGGAGGTGGCGCCCTTCGTGGTGCTCGTGGTCATCCTCATGCTGCGGCCCTACGGCTTCTTCGGCAAGGTCGAGATCGTGCGGGTCTGA
- a CDS encoding branched-chain amino acid ABC transporter permease yields MRCGGFRVSYRSDERIFDTPVPIVALVLFLGALALVPRFATTYWLDVLNRIGIAVIGALGLNILVGFTGQISIGHAAFLAVGAYATAILEVNAGLPFYLAIPLAALLTAAFGLVFGIPSLRLRGLYLAIATLAAHFITTFGIIHWESMTKGVLGFMVPPATVFGLPLDSDARIFYLIFALTVPAVLVTKNLFRTKVGRAFIAIRDRDVAASVMGVSLYRYKLLAFVISSFYAGVAGGLMAHHSRILFPDAFTLLVAIDYLAMIIIGGMGSILGSIFGAVFMTLLPEVLKLTATSLTGVYPQAFGLIASARDIVFGLAVIFFLTYEPQGLARIWVRMRSYWTLWPYSY; encoded by the coding sequence GTGAGGTGCGGGGGCTTCCGGGTCAGCTATCGGAGCGACGAGCGGATCTTCGACACCCCGGTGCCGATCGTCGCGCTCGTGCTCTTCCTCGGCGCGCTGGCGCTGGTGCCGCGGTTCGCCACGACGTACTGGCTCGACGTGCTCAACCGGATCGGCATCGCCGTCATCGGGGCGCTGGGCCTGAACATCCTCGTGGGGTTCACGGGGCAGATCTCGATCGGCCACGCCGCGTTCCTCGCCGTCGGGGCCTACGCCACGGCGATCCTCGAGGTCAACGCGGGCCTGCCGTTCTACCTGGCCATCCCCCTGGCGGCGCTGCTGACGGCGGCGTTCGGCCTCGTCTTCGGCATCCCCTCCCTGCGTCTCAGGGGCCTCTACCTGGCCATCGCCACGCTCGCGGCGCACTTCATCACCACCTTCGGGATCATCCACTGGGAGAGCATGACCAAGGGCGTGCTCGGGTTCATGGTGCCGCCGGCCACCGTCTTCGGGCTGCCGCTCGACTCGGACGCCCGCATCTTCTACCTGATCTTCGCGCTCACGGTCCCGGCGGTCCTCGTCACGAAGAACCTCTTCCGCACGAAGGTGGGCCGCGCGTTCATCGCGATCCGCGACCGCGACGTCGCCGCCAGCGTGATGGGCGTGAGCCTCTACCGCTACAAGCTCCTCGCCTTCGTGATCAGCTCGTTCTACGCGGGGGTGGCCGGCGGGCTGATGGCCCACCACTCCCGCATCCTGTTCCCCGACGCGTTCACGCTGCTCGTGGCCATCGACTACCTCGCGATGATCATCATCGGGGGCATGGGCAGCATCCTCGGATCGATCTTCGGGGCGGTGTTCATGACCCTGCTGCCGGAGGTCCTGAAGCTGACCGCGACGTCGCTGACCGGCGTGTACCCGCAGGCGTTCGGCCTCATCGCCTCGGCCCGCGACATCGTCTTCGGCCTGGCCGTCATCTTCTTCCTCACGTACGAGCCGCAGGGTCTGGCGCGCATCTGGGTGCGGATGCGCAGCTACTGGACGCTGTGGCCGTACTCCTACTGA